The Kosakonia sacchari SP1 genome includes a window with the following:
- the flgA gene encoding flagellar basal body P-ring formation chaperone FlgA — protein MNTLKGGLAATLLFLSAFAQAADLQAQLTSFFAQRLAGFSDEVVVNIRTPQNLLPSCEQPALSVLGNAKLWGNLNVLANCAGVKRYLQVEVQATGNYVVAAQSVARGSLLQPGSVTLKRGRLDQLPPRTMLDITQAQDAVSLRDLTPGQAIQLSMLRQAWRVKAGQRVQVVASGDGFSVNGEGQALNNAAVAQNARVRMASGQIVSGTVNADGNILINL, from the coding sequence AGGCGGTTTAGCCGCGACCTTACTGTTTTTAAGCGCCTTTGCTCAGGCCGCTGACTTGCAAGCACAGCTGACGTCATTTTTTGCTCAACGTCTTGCTGGCTTTAGCGACGAGGTAGTGGTAAATATACGCACCCCGCAAAATCTGTTGCCCAGTTGCGAGCAGCCAGCGCTGAGCGTGCTCGGGAACGCGAAACTGTGGGGGAACCTGAACGTGCTGGCGAATTGCGCAGGAGTGAAGCGCTATTTGCAGGTGGAAGTTCAGGCGACCGGTAACTATGTGGTGGCAGCGCAGTCCGTTGCCCGAGGCAGCCTGTTGCAGCCCGGCAGCGTAACGCTAAAACGCGGCCGTCTCGATCAGTTGCCGCCGAGAACGATGCTGGATATTACCCAGGCGCAGGATGCGGTCAGTTTGCGCGATCTTACCCCAGGCCAGGCGATTCAACTGTCAATGTTGCGCCAGGCGTGGCGGGTTAAAGCGGGTCAGCGTGTACAGGTCGTGGCGTCGGGCGATGGCTTTAGTGTGAACGGCGAAGGTCAGGCACTGAACAATGCGGCAGTGGCGCAAAACGCCCGTGTGCGCATGGCTTCAGGGCAGATTGTCAGCGGTACAGTGAACGCTGATGGGAATATTCTGATTAACCTATAA
- the flgM gene encoding flagellar biosynthesis anti-sigma factor FlgM: MSIDRTSSLKPVSSVQQRETNETQTQKTRLEKAATANSTSVTLSGAQTKLMQAGANDINMERVEQLKTAIRNGELKMDTGKIADALIDEAKSYLQSK; the protein is encoded by the coding sequence ATGAGCATTGATCGCACATCGTCTTTAAAACCGGTTAGTTCCGTTCAACAGCGCGAAACTAACGAGACCCAAACGCAGAAAACGCGTCTGGAAAAAGCGGCTACGGCAAACAGCACCAGCGTGACCCTCAGCGGCGCGCAGACCAAGCTGATGCAGGCTGGCGCGAATGACATCAATATGGAACGCGTGGAACAGCTGAAAACCGCAATCCGTAATGGTGAACTGAAGATGGACACCGGCAAGATCGCCGATGCCCTGATTGATGAAGCGAAGAGTTACTTGCAGAGTAAATAA
- the flgN gene encoding flagella biosynthesis chaperone FlgN yields the protein MNRLSDILDQMTVILSALKDVMDAEQKQLSVGNIQSSALQRITEEKSSLLATLDYLEQQRRSTQKAQHSANDDIADRWQTITQKTQHLRDLNQHNGWLLEGQIARNQQALELLKPHQEPSLYGANGYTASASRGGKKISI from the coding sequence ATGAATCGACTGTCAGACATTCTTGATCAAATGACAGTTATCCTGAGCGCTCTTAAAGACGTGATGGATGCTGAGCAAAAACAGCTTTCCGTAGGTAACATTCAAAGCAGCGCACTGCAGCGTATCACGGAAGAAAAAAGCTCATTGCTCGCGACACTGGATTACCTGGAGCAACAGCGTCGTTCGACACAAAAAGCGCAACATAGCGCGAACGACGATATCGCCGATCGCTGGCAAACTATTACGCAGAAAACGCAGCATTTGCGCGACCTTAACCAGCACAACGGATGGCTGCTGGAAGGACAAATTGCGCGTAACCAGCAAGCGCTGGAACTGCTAAAGCCGCATCAGGAACCGAGCCTGTACGGCGCGAATGGTTATACCGCTTCCGCCAGCCGTGGCGGAAAGAAAATCTCGATTTAA